One window of Methanothermobacter thermautotrophicus genomic DNA carries:
- a CDS encoding DUF2121 family protein, with protein MSLIITYISSKGCVMAGDKRRIAYFGDKSSREILEDELYAGKIKSDDELQRRASELGVNIKVTDDTCKVRSLGDVVVGEISQKTPFETRRRRIYATTGAYQIIELTGSRITSMEKGDTAIIVFGNKIAKEITNRFLKKRWRTKTSLKDVADLFRELMDHVSSQTPSVGSEYDLFIKSPSLDKKSAHKLLSDTIVRDVRLLQKWRAKLKQEMLDRREEMKLASRILTEGEVGRVMRQEGNHVEVKLAGDVEAYDTRWKKVAGPGDMVLMRVADGGTISPGEKIAVRDENLCVEGRDIKIDCDVIICRREE; from the coding sequence ATGAGTCTCATCATAACCTACATAAGTAGCAAAGGATGTGTCATGGCCGGGGACAAACGGAGAATAGCCTACTTTGGTGATAAATCAAGTAGAGAGATCCTTGAGGATGAACTGTACGCCGGTAAGATAAAGAGTGATGATGAACTCCAGAGGAGGGCGTCAGAGCTTGGGGTGAATATAAAGGTCACAGATGACACATGCAAGGTCAGAAGCCTTGGAGACGTTGTTGTAGGTGAAATAAGCCAGAAGACACCCTTTGAGACAAGAAGAAGAAGGATATACGCAACAACAGGGGCCTACCAGATAATTGAACTCACAGGTTCAAGGATAACCAGCATGGAAAAGGGCGATACTGCAATAATAGTCTTCGGGAATAAGATAGCCAAGGAGATTACAAACAGGTTCCTCAAAAAGAGGTGGAGGACAAAGACAAGCCTTAAGGATGTCGCTGACCTCTTCAGGGAACTCATGGACCATGTGTCCTCACAGACACCCTCTGTTGGCAGCGAATATGACCTGTTCATAAAGAGCCCATCCCTGGATAAGAAGAGCGCCCACAAACTTCTGAGTGACACCATTGTGAGGGATGTCCGCCTCCTCCAGAAATGGAGGGCCAAACTCAAACAGGAGATGCTAGACCGACGGGAGGAGATGAAACTGGCCTCAAGGATCCTCACAGAGGGCGAGGTCGGCAGGGTTATGAGGCAGGAGGGAAACCACGTTGAGGTTAAACTTGCAGGTGATGTTGAGGCCTATGACACCCGCTGGAAGAAGGTTGCAGGTCCAGGTGACATGGTACTCATGAGGGTAGCAGATGGCGGCACCATCTCACCCGGCGAGAAAATAGCTGTAAGGGATGAGAACCTCTGCGTGGAGGGGAGGGATATAAAGATTGACTGTGACGTCATAATCTGTCGCAGGGAGGAATAA
- a CDS encoding MBL fold metallo-hydrolase, with product MVADDFATITQKRMTGGLRIDGIAGMNIHIDPGPGALVRSYQFDSDPKKLDAVMVSHSHTDHYTDAEVLIEAMTRGMTRQRGTIMGSLSVMEGYRDWGPCISDYHMRKSRCITLSAGETVDIGDLEVTGTGTVHGDPTGVGFRFRADDLSVSYTSDTEYFDGLAEYHRGADVLIASVIRPGDEHIRGHMCTDDFIRLVEDVEPGIAVMTHLGMKMILNDPEMEAFRVQEATGIRTLAARDGMKLDLDGSSLDIS from the coding sequence GTGGTGGCGGACGATTTCGCCACCATAACACAGAAGAGGATGACCGGCGGCCTGAGGATTGATGGAATCGCCGGCATGAACATACACATCGACCCTGGGCCGGGGGCGCTTGTGAGGTCCTATCAGTTCGACTCTGACCCCAAGAAGCTGGATGCTGTGATGGTCTCCCACTCACACACCGATCATTACACCGATGCAGAGGTCCTAATAGAGGCAATGACCAGGGGCATGACGCGCCAGAGGGGCACCATCATGGGAAGTTTAAGTGTAATGGAGGGTTACAGGGACTGGGGACCATGCATCTCAGATTACCATATGAGAAAATCACGATGCATAACACTATCAGCCGGTGAGACCGTTGATATAGGGGATCTTGAGGTCACAGGTACCGGTACCGTTCATGGGGACCCGACAGGTGTGGGGTTCAGGTTCAGGGCTGATGACCTTTCAGTTTCCTATACCTCGGATACAGAGTACTTCGATGGACTTGCAGAATACCACAGGGGGGCGGATGTCCTCATAGCAAGCGTCATAAGACCCGGGGATGAGCATATAAGGGGTCACATGTGTACGGATGATTTCATAAGACTCGTGGAGGATGTGGAGCCGGGTATTGCAGTGATGACCCACCTTGGAATGAAGATGATACTCAACGACCCTGAGATGGAGGCATTCAGGGTCCAGGAGGCAACGGGTATCAGGACACTGGCAGCGAGGGATGGCATGAAACTTGACCTGGATGGGAGCAGCCTTGATATTTCCTGA